tgatctGACGTCGCATTCGGAATCATTACCTGAACATGCCTCTGTTTTTACGTTTTAGAAACAtgactaacaacaacaacaacaaagcatcTCGGGTGTTTCCTCTTTGCCAGCATAAAGGTATTCATGTGTGTTACAAAAATGTATGAAGTTAAACTCATTCTATTTGAAATCCTGATTTTTACAAATAGgcaatttttaaatgattgataAGAGCATTTTCTGCTCTGTCAAACACTGACAGAAATTTGCTCGACAGAATTTTGTTCTTTAACGAAAATATTTCTGTCAACAAAAGGCTTTGGCTCATTGTTCCACATTAATCCTACATTTATTGTCAGAATACCTGAGATAATACATAAATTGGAAAAATGTACTTGCTGTAATCCAATAGAATAATATAACCATGCATAAAGTGGATTTATATGAAATGATACCGGTTTTGTGCTTACATAATTTATTGACGGCAGTGTCTATAACCTTTGAAATGTATTGCATTGGTTGTTTGTTTAGAAGGTAACATTTGCTTGGCTTCGATCCTGCAAAGCTTTCCGCCCTCGTTTTCAATTTGACCTTGAGACCAGACTTGTTGATCATTCTAGACTCTTTACGGCTCAAAGTGCATCTCAAAGCACGAAGTCGCTGTCTGGATGTCTTCGTGGGGCCTGCTGGAGCTGCCCCGTAGCTTTCTTACTCAAGTGCACTTTTCTGGGCAGAATAGTGGATCAGTTTAATCCACAGGCCGGCATTATTCTATTAATTGCAGCTTTACTCAaatttgcaaaaaacaaaaagtgtcaGCTAAAACATCAACTTAATTTTTATCGCATTGTATTAATTTCCTCTGAACTTTATAGAAGATTTAAGACATCTCTCTACCCAGCGATGATCGAATGATTGACCTTGAACAATGCTGCTTGGTACTATTTTAAAATGCCATACACCTAATTTTGTGACCTATTGAACTGCTCAGAACGGACTTCAGGGAGCTTTTCAGCTTAAGCATTCtcagtaataataaaaactaaaatatgaaTTGAACCTTTTTGTCTAGTCTTATTTTCAGTGGTTTGCACATGTTTACTATTTTAACTCTTaactaaaataattaaaatcagTTATGTATATTCTAAAATGTTAGTTTCTGAGCAGCAGACTCACTTTTATGTTGTTTAGCACTATTCATGCTCAGCTCCAAAACGTATTCTGCTGCAGGAATGATGGATGATTACAGAAAGGAGAATACAATTTCTACCCTGGATATTTTTGGTTGttgaattgattttaaatttatGCAATTAATTTATGCATTACATCCTGTTTCATAAAACACTGCTGGGACGACCCAGCAGATGGGTATTTTTGGCTATTTTTAATGTTCCTTAAATGGGACAATAATGTTTTCAAACAGCTGATGCAAACATTGATCATATTTTAAACTTGAATAAAACCTCATTTATTCAGTCAGACCGATACGTATATCATGATTGTGCTGAAATAATAATGGATGTAAACACTATCTCTGACCCTTAAATGTATTTGATTAGGATCTAAAGATTGCCCGTACAGATATTCCCTCCCGATGTTCAAAGGGCATTTCCTGACGAGAATGTGACCCTTGCTCTCTCTGAAGATGCACAGTGAAAGGATCCACTTCCTAAATTCCATCCAATGTACAGTGCTTTGCATGGGTTTCAGAAAGTACTTGAATTTATTACAAACTTGTGAACATGATGTTGGTCTAATAGGTTTTTGACTTCTTGTGGTTAATATGGACGGCAGAAAGAGGGGACTATTCTACAGCTCAGAGTgatccccttcttcttcttctttgatctTCTCTGGGAGAGTCTCTGTCAGGAAGACAAActgttttttcttcaaatgcTGACTGGTTGTCTGCTCCTGTAACCCAATTATTAAGTAGTTTTCTTCTGTTCCATACCATTCcattatgtggccctcacaggaaaaagtttggggacccctaatttacatggacacaatttatttaatccggtcagagttcggagtaaaattgatcggatgcactgtgttcatggaccctaaaaatattgatccgattaggacttgcgtgtcaCGCTTTCgaacagaataaattattttcacaTGAGAAATTTTTAACAAATATAGCGGAAATAGTacaagaagaagccgtagcgacttccgttgtaaacaagaCATGACTCCTCCCTTTTCTGATTGAAATGTCAGTGTTATTTCacgcgttttccccgtttgcgcggttagtttcctcctttaatgtctccggcaacatgtttgtctcagatattgaccagttctgtctttagCCCGCTCTGCTTCAGCGAGCTTCcaggaataacagaagcgcgtatcgctgacgtcacagacatgcgctgtaaggacggcttgtaccgaaacatcggaataagtgttttcatgcgccccgatcggatcatcaatcggtataaaccacccctctcgaccggaatagaatcttgatcggattgagcttgattgggtcagactaatccgattgaGGTGTGTAcataaagcatttttattccgatcagtcttttaatccgattaaatgtgtccatgtaaacttTTGAAATGAACTGTGAAACGCAGACGGAATGCAGAAACTGAATGTCAGACGTATTTTAATGGGTTTCAGAAAGTACTTTAATTTATTACAAACTTGTGAACATGATGTTGGTCTAATAGGTTTTTGACTTCTTGTGGTTAATATGGATGGCAGAAAGAGGGGACTATTCTACAGCTCAGAGTgatccccttcttcttcttctttgatctTCTCTGGGAGAGTCTCATTCATGAAGacaaactgtttttttcttcaaatgctGACTGGTTGTCTGCTCCTGTAACCCAATTATTAAGTAGTTTTCTTCTGTTCCATACTTTGGCCAGTGGACAAGACCAGCCCCATTAGGAGACCTATACACAGAGGGACACTCTCAGCATGTTTGTCTTTTCTCCTTCAGTATTACATATTGAGACTGAACTCCTACCCTGTGCGAGCAAAGTTGCCCCAGTAGCTCATCATGCGTATGCTGaactgctcctcttcatcagagcACTCAACTAAAACAATTGAGAATATGATAAACCAATTTTCAATGTACAGTGGAAAGCCCAAGGAACACCCAGATTACTGGCGTTACATTGAAAAGTGATTCTCAAATTTCACTTACATGAAACCTTGACATGACTCGTTGTGAGGCACATTCCAAATACTGTGAATATTTCATCTCCATGGTCAGACCCAACAAAGCTTGGCCTTTTTGACTGCAGGAACTTTGGAGCATACTGGTACTCGTACAGGTACACAGGGGCGCCTGCATCTAGAAGtagacacatttaaaaatgtattgtttcTGAGTGCTTGACGTAGAGATTAAACGTTGGTTGAGGAATCAATCTtcatatttttgtgtaaatgCACTACCTCTGTGGGCGTCAGCCGTCTTAACGGCTGGAACCACAAACATCAGATCACCAATCAGCTCAGTGAGCCCATCTCTGTTTTTCACCCGATCTTCACCGGTTCCAACATATTCATCTACTATCAAATTCTTGTAGGCAGCATCTTTGGGCTTTAGAAAATGAGCATTCTGTCAGATGTCTGggcaagatttaaaaaaaagcatgttcaaGCATTAGGCAGTGTCGTCTCACATCAGGGTAGAACATGGCCATGAAGTTCATGAGCTGCTCCCGATCAATTCCCTCTGTCCAGTTTGGAGGAGCTAAGAACTAAAGGAAGAGACATCTGGATTAACATTTCAGATACTTATATTGTTTTCGTGGCCCAAAATGCAATCAATTAAGTGTAAACACTCACATTAGGTAATAACCAACCCCCTTCGTCATCATTAACACCAGTCATAAAAGGTAAAGTGAGAATCTCCTTTTTCGCAAGGAGTTCATTCACAGGTTTTCTCAGGAAATGTCCATCAGTGATTATGGGAAATCTCAGTCTTTCATTcttaagaaaagaaaatgtgttagAGAATAGACGAGATAAAGAcaacataaaaaatacaaaatacaaatccCATCAAGTCAACTAATATCAGATTAATATCTCACCTGCCCAAGATTTACAATGGCATCGgtattcatgtttttaatgCAATGAGCGATCTGCTCTGTGCTGTTCTGACTACAGCCAGATATATTTGCTACCATCTGAGGACAACGGATTAGAGAACATAGATGATGTAATATACTCAATCATTCCCATTAAACACAGTTTATACACCAAAATAAAGACGCTGAGCATCAACCTGTGCCACAGGTAGAGGATCGTTGTATTTGGAATTTGTATCCAACAGAAAACTCATTGCTGCAGTGCCGCTCTCAGCAATGGCATGGTGGAACAAGCCCTCAGACAATGGTGAAAGAAGCTGTTGAgccaaatcacacaaaaaacaatacaatcaTTGGttctgtgagcagcagtatcTTTGATTGacctgcagtgtgtttgtgatacagtgtagtagtaataatattAACAATTACTGTACTTTATTTAAGGTAAATTGGTCCTTACCATGAGGGATACACTCACTCCGCCGGCAGATTCCCCAAATATGGTAACTAAATTTGGATCTCCTCCAAAATTGTGAATGTGTTTCTGGGTCCACTTCAGAGCCTCGATCTGGTCGAGCAAACCAAAGTTTCCTGACATGTATTCATCGCCAGTGCTGCATGGAACAAGCATTTACAGCTTTTTTGGTTACTTATTGGTAAAAAATTATTACTTAGTAGTATGACCGGCTTACAGTCCTGTCAtaatcctcttttttttaccgTGTACACTGTTCGGAACTTAAAAGTTTCTACGTAAGATTATTCACAAAAGTTGACCGAAATGGCAGTTTTTTTCAGAAGCACTTATTTTACCTGAGAAAGCCCAAAAGACCCAAGCGGTACTGGATAAGAACCACAACCACATCCTGGTATGCAGCTAAGGCGGAGCCATCGTACACAGAAGCTGAACCCATAGCAAACCCTCCACCGTGGATCCAGACCATAACCTGGAAAGGTAATGAAGAACCTTGATCCCTTCAACTGAGCATaaagaacacatttatttgattcTTACTGAGGGCATAGAAATCATAAAAACTTTGTTCTGAATAAACTCTTGACATTAACAAAAGGGCTGTTTTGTGCTAAACCTTCTTCATTCTGGTTCATATTGCCGTTATTGATTCACTATTGATTATCCGAAGCTGAATCTCCGTTACTGAGAACTCCAAACTGCAGCAAAGGTTCTTACTGGGAGTTTGGCATCATGAGCTCTGTTTGCAGGAGAGTAAATGTTGAGATAAAGGCAGTCTTCAGAAATGTCTGGGAGATCTGCCACCAGACCAATTATTTTCATCATACTGGAAACAGCTTCTATACTCTGAACACACCTAAAAACCATGATTAATCAATAAATATTGGGAAGCATTTCTCCATGTTT
The sequence above is drawn from the Brachionichthys hirsutus isolate HB-005 chromosome 5, CSIRO-AGI_Bhir_v1, whole genome shotgun sequence genome and encodes:
- the LOC137893831 gene encoding cocaine esterase-like; the protein is MQFCVGRTLVSILTVLCLSFAADLQAPQVHTELGSLRGEYVSVKGKETGVHAFLGVPFAKPAVGPALRLAAPQPVERWEGVRNATQQPPMCVQSIEAVSSMMKIIGLVADLPDISEDCLYLNIYSPANRAHDAKLPVMVWIHGGGFAMGSASVYDGSALAAYQDVVVVLIQYRLGLLGFLSTGDEYMSGNFGLLDQIEALKWTQKHIHNFGGDPNLVTIFGESAGGVSVSLMLLSPLSEGLFHHAIAESGTAAMSFLLDTNSKYNDPLPVAQMVANISGCSQNSTEQIAHCIKNMNTDAIVNLGQNERLRFPIITDGHFLRKPVNELLAKKEILTLPFMTGVNDDEGGWLLPNFLAPPNWTEGIDREQLMNFMAMFYPDPKDAAYKNLIVDEYVGTGEDRVKNRDGLTELIGDLMFVVPAVKTADAHRDAGAPVYLYEYQYAPKFLQSKRPSFVGSDHGDEIFTVFGMCLTTSHVKVSFECSDEEEQFSIRMMSYWGNFARTGSPNGAGLVHWPKYGTEENYLIIGLQEQTTSQHLKKKTFVFLTETLPEKIKEEEEGDHSEL